Proteins from one Juglans microcarpa x Juglans regia isolate MS1-56 chromosome 6S, Jm3101_v1.0, whole genome shotgun sequence genomic window:
- the LOC121236533 gene encoding uncharacterized protein LOC121236533, which produces MTLELNIFNICRQPQDLEDVQEVNLLESIIEEEAYLAYQPTDLLFELENICELITDDTPIDISPVFNAENKFESKWRPKIEQLSPLIASLKPSANEIPTLELKPLPSDLKYAFLGPDSTFPVVISAQLTHDQEGRLMEVLRQHKGVIGWTIADIKGINPLVCTHRIYLEENAKVSREMQMRLNLTMKEVVKTEVLKLLDVGIIYPIMDNKWDKLHPIGVLKTYQNSSMR; this is translated from the exons ATGACCCTTGagctaaacatttttaatatttgtaggcAACCTCAAGACTTGGAAGATGTACAAGAAGTAAATTTGCTGGAAAGCATCATTGAGGAAGAGGCTTATTTGGCATACCAGCCCACTGACCTGCTGTttgagttagaaaatatttgtgagCTCATCACTGATGACACCCCCATTGATATTTCTCCTGTTtttaatgcagaaaataaatttgagtcTAAATGGAGGCCAAAAATTGAGCAGCTTTCACCATTGATAGCAAGTTTGAAGCCTTCAGCAAATGAAATCCCAACACTAGAGCTGAAGCCATTGCCGAGTGACCTGAAATATGCATTTCTGGGTCCGGACAGCACCTTCCCAGTGGTGATTTCAGCCCAACTCACTCATGACCAAGAAGGGAGACTGATGGAAGTCTTAAGGCAGCACAAAGGTGTTATTGGGTGGACAATTGCAGATATAAAAGGTATAAATCCTCTTGTGTGCACTCATAGgatttatttagaagaaaatgctaaAGTCTCTAGGGAGATGCAAATGAGACTAAATCTTACCATGAAAGAGGTAGTAAAAACAGAGGTTTTGAAACTACTTGATGTGGGAATTATCTACCCTATTATGGACAACAAGTGG GACAAACTCCACCCAATTGGAGTGCTCAAGACATACCAAAATTCAAGCATGAGGTAA